The genomic stretch CGTCCGTCTCGGGGCCGGGCCGGAAGGGGGTGCTGGCGGGCTCCTTGGGCAGCTCCAGAGGGTACACCAGGGTCCTCTCGGCCGCCTTGGCGCCTTTCTCCAGCTCCTCCCGCAGCCGCCGGCGCAGCGACAGGACGAGCAGCAGCAGCACGAGGCACACGGCGCCCAGGGCCACCACGGCAAGCCACACCAGCCCCAGGTTTTCCAGGGGCGCCCGGGCCTCCAGGGTCAGGGAAGGGCCGGCCACCACGGCCACCAGGTAGCCTTCAGCCGCCAGCCGCACCCCCTGCTCCTCCGAGAAGCAGTGGTAGGCCCCGGCGTGGCGGGGCTGGGCGGCCATCACCACGAGGACCTGGAGGCGGGTGTCGTAGAGGAAGGAGACCGACTGCTCTGCGGGCAGGTCGCGGCCACCGAAGGTCCAGCGGACGTGGGCGAGGTTGGAGGACAGGTGGCAGGGCAGCACCAGGTCCGTGCCCGCCACCACCGTGATGTTCTTGGGAGTGAATCTGACTGCAGCGGCAGAGAGGAGGGGGCACGGGGTCGGTGCAGGAACCCCCGGCGCCCCGAGATCTCCAATAAGTCCGCGCCCCGGCATGAGCGGCACAGACAAAGGGGTGGCTTGAGAATTGGGGTTTGGGAGCACAGCTCACCTTTCCGGCTGCCGTGGAAGTTACAGAGGCCCGAGGTGTCAGAGATGGTCACGTGCTGGACCAGCAAGGCCCTGCAGGGGACACAGGAGCGTCAGGGCCCCGGCCCCCCAGTCCCCTCCCCAGCATGCGTAGACGCCGACTCACCCGCTGTGGCCACCCGAGGCCACGCAGCGGCTGGCGTTGACACTCCAGGCGCAGTAGGGGTCGCGGGCCAGGACGCAGTCTGTACAGGAGCGGTACTTGGCACAGTCTGCCAGGGGCAGCTGAGCCAGCTGAGAGCGTGAGCCGGCGAAAAGCAGCTTCTGCGGGAGAACGGGGCCCAGGACAGTCAGCCGTGCTGCCCGGGGAGGGGCAGCCagccagggcggggggggggggagcgtgAGGCCAGGAGGGAGAGGACAGCTCCAGAGGCTCCGACCCGCGGGATGCACCGAGGCCTCATTAGCCACTGCTCCGAGACTGAGAAGCGAGGGCCTTTTCCCCCATCCCGAGCTTGCCCGGGTGGCACTTGCCATCCACGCATCCACCCAGACTTGCTGCCGTTCTTTTGGAGCAATTCTGAGGCCCAACAGTTGATGAAAGGCAGGCCGACGGCACTCAGGGGTGCCTCGAGCAGGCTGGGGTCAGAGATCGGGGGACAGTTGTAGAAGCGGAGGTCAGCACCGGCAGGTGATGGGGCCTTGGTAGGAAAGCTGTGGCAATGCCAGGGTGATGGCAGCCACCGGGGAGGGCTGGCCGCCAGAGGGACTGCTGCTGGGGAGGCCGTGGCTGGGGCACGGGCAGGGGGCGCGGGCGGGCTATGGCCCTGCGGCACGGAATCCGTCGGTGCCCAGGTTTGCAAGGACTCACCCCCAGCTGCCCGAGGCACGCGCTGCTCCCCCGTCCCCGTGCTGCACCCCGGATGCACCCAAGTGGACAGGGGATGGGAGGCCAGGCAGGGGATGGGCCCAGGGCGGGAGTGAGCACCTGGTGGGGCGGGCGCAGGCTTCGTACCTTGCTCGGGGACAGGACCAGGCTGTCCACGGACTCCTGATCGAACACCTGCAGCTCCTCGACCAGGTGGACCCAGGGCCCCAGGGTCACGGCCTTGAGCAGCCAGCCGTCTCCTGAGGGCGGGGCGAGGGCGTCAGGGGCTGCGCCGACCCACGGCCCCCTCCCGGCCGCGCGCGCAGGGGCCGCACCTGTGCCGATGAACAGCACCGTGTAGGTGGCCCCGTCCAGGCCCGCGACGCGGTCGACCGCCAGCCGGGTGAAGTTGGTGTCCTTCTTCACAAGCAGCGGGCGGCCCCAGCGTGGCTGCACCTGCTCCTCCATCAGCGGGTGCTTCTTGATGAACGTGAGCGTGTTGTCGGGCAGCTCCAGGGAGCTGCTGTAGCCGTGGCGCCGGTGCCAGTTGTTGATGCACTGGGGGCGGAGGGCAGGGACGGTCAGCGGGGGCGGCGCGGGGGTCGCGCAGGGAGGGGCAGCGCGGTCCCGCCCCCGGGCACTCACCGAGCCGGGCCGCGGGCTGGGGACCGGGTCAGTGTAGTGGCCCCACTTCTGTGTCTGCTCCCGGTATTCCTTGTAGGGGCCCTCAAACACCCGCTGGATGCCCTCCAGCTGGTACTCACAGACGGCCGACAGGTCCACGTCAcccctggggcgggggggggggggggacccggGGTCAGGCCGGGGACTGGCGCCAGGCGAGCGCGGCCCGAGGGTGCGCCGGCGGCCGGGGACTCACCATCGCGCCCGGAACACCCCGAAGAAGGTGGTGTTGCGCCAAGAGGCGCCCTGCAGCGTGTGCAGCGCCTGCAGCTGGTTGAAGAAGAGCTGGCGGTCGGGGGCGGCGCACGCCAGCCGCGCCTTCAGGAATGTGGTCCACTTCCTCTGCAAGGTCCGCGCGCCCCCCATGTCTCCCTGGCGGGCGGCAAGGGGACGCCGGCAGTCAGCCGGGCCCCGCCGGGCGCACAGGGCTCCCGGCGCCCTCCCCCGCGGCGCCCGGCGGCCCGTACCTTGCAGACGCGAGCCACGCGCGCCACCACCTGCTCGGCGTAGCAGTCGTACTCCACCGCACGCTCGCTGAAGAAGAAGTAGATCTTGTCGTCGTCGCCCGTAGAGCTGCCCACGCTCTCGGGCACGTAGGCAGAGCCGACAAAGTGAGGCTCTGCGGGAAGGGAGGCGGGTCAGCGGGGGGCCCGGGGCCTCGGCGGACCCTGCCCGCCCCCGGCCGGTGCCACGGGGCCCACCGTTGAGCCAGAAGTCCAGGTACTCCGTCTTCATGGTGTAGTGGGGCCCCATGTTGCGCAGGATCACAGGTTCCGTGCCCAGGAAGTTGTTGAGCGTGGCCGAGTACAGCTCGCCGTCTGCGGGAGACAAGGCTAAGCGGGGCCGGGGTGGGGTGCCCCCGGGGGTCTCCGGGCCTGTGCGGGGCAGCCACTCACCCACAAGGAGGCCGGTGTGGCCCTTGGCCGGGTCGTAGGGGCACTTCCCCTTCCCATCGTCAAACTGTCCCCGCTCCAAGGAGAAGGTGAGCGTGTCCTGGGGGTGCAGGAGAGAGACGGCGTAACTGAGACACGGGAGGGGCTGGGGACCGTGGTCCGGGGGCCGGGGAGGCGGAGGACGGACAAGAGATCCGGCGACAGCACTCACGATGTAGGTGCACTTGGGCTGGAAGGCGAAGGTGCCGCAGGTGTACAGGTGGGACGCGTTGTACGGCTGCAGGAAGCGGATGAAGTTGAAACAGTCCGTCTGCGGGGAGAGAGGCGATCAGTCTCAGCGCGCGGGTCCCGGGCGGGGACAGGGGTCAAGAAGGGGGCCaaccacacgcagtgctgatgcgcgtaaggagtgccctgccacgcaggggtatcccccgtgtaggggagccccacgcgcaaacagtgcgccctgtaaggagagctgcccagggcgaaaaaaagtgcagcctgcccaggaatggtgccgcacacacggagagctgacacagcaagatgacgcaacaaaaagaaacacagattcccgtgctgctgacaacagaagcggacaaagaaaacgacgcagcaaatagacacagaacagacaaccggggtgggggggggaaggggagagaaataaataaataaatctttaaaaaagcaaagggGGCAGAGGCCAGCGCTGGGACACAGAGCTGGAGAGGGGTGTGACCGGCCAGCAGAAGCCCCGTCCCCGCGCCCACCTGGTTGCTCTTTCCCTTCTGGGTGCACTCCACCTTCTTCTCGGCTGGGGCCTCCCATGAGATCTGAGGGCGCGAGAGGGCAGGTCACAGGTGCGCCTGGAGCACGCGGGGTCAGCACTGGGTGGCCTCCGTTTAGACCCCGGCCCCTGGGGGCCTGTTTCAGCAGGGTAGGAGCCCTGAAGTGCTCGGCCTCGGCAGGCTCCAGCCCCCGCCCCAGGGCCCCCGGGCCCGAGCCCCCCACTCTCAGCGCCCCGCACTCTCACCGCTCCCTGCAGCTCCAGGGCCTCCACGCTGAAGGCAAACAGGGCCTCGCGGGCCCCCACGTACAGGAGCCCCGTCCGCTCCGTCAGCGTCAGGGTCAGGAAGTCCTGGATGCCGGTTTGGGAGAAGCGCCGCACCACAGCTGCCAGCTCTGCAGGGACAGGCGGGGCTGAGCGGGCGCCAGGGGCGCCGCAAGCCCATCAGAGCTGCACGCTGCAAGCCGACgctgctgccccccccccccccccccgccagctgAGCCCCTTGGCGGCAGCCCTGCCCCCACGATGGCCCAGCCCTCCGGCCGGGGCCCTGCCATGGctccctggcctttcccagcctGGAGGGGGCACGTCCGGTGGCCGAGAGGGAAGGATGTGTCAGCCGCAGCTTCCTGCCAGAGGAAGCCACAGGGTCCAAGGCTCCGCGCAGGGTCGGCAGCCCCTCCAGCTGCAGAGCTCCTCGGCTCctgctcccttccctgccctgctgccTGCTGCCCGCGTCAGAGGCAGGCAAGACCCCGGCGGCTCCAGCAGGGCCGGCAGGGCACAGCTGGGAGGGCGCCTTCCTTAGGAAACCTGACCTCTCGCAGGACCCCAACGCAGGATGCCCAGGAAGGAGCATGGGGCACGGGGACGAGCTGGGGTGGCAGGAGGCAAAGGCACCCAGGCCAGGGAGGCCAGGGATGGCGCTGGAGCCAAAGGGCTGGGGAGCCTCGCGCCACCCGGCACACGGGGCAGCCCGGCACTCGTGAGGTCACGTGATTCCCACGCCAGCCCCCAAAAGAGCTGCCACGCTGTCCTCCGGGTCCCCCAAAGCAGCCCGAGTCTTTGGCGCCTCCAGGCCAGCACAGGAGGGTTTCATTAGCCACAAAGCAGAGCCTAAGGGAGGTGAGCTCATCCCCAGGTCCCAGGAGTGCACAGGTGACACAAACACCTGACATCACCTGTTTGTACAGGTGAGTGCCCACGAGGGGGCTGTGGGCCCGCTGCCCCCCAGGTGGACCGTGCACACGCACACACCCGTCCAGGGTTGGCGGAGACGGTTCCTGGGAGCAGAGGGTTGGGGCTAGCAGGGCTCCTGGGGCTTTACCCGATGGCACAGGCCAGCCCTGGTGCCAGCACGCAAGAAGACAGCGTGGTCCCCTCCTTTGTGGAGCAGGGGCAGCCGGGATGGGGCCGGGAGGGCCGCCCTCAGTTCTGAGTCTCAGGGGGCCACTCCAGTGTCTTAGAAAGTTGTGCCACCGGAATTCGTGGGCCGAGCCGGGGGGCAGCCCGAGGCCGACACacacggggggtgggggaggctccccggcagccccctccccaccctgtcctCCTGCCCTCAGGAACTCACCCCCGGAGGACACCGTCTTCCGCGGCACCAGGTTCCACCACACGTCGGCCCCGATGCCAAGGCCCCACAGGCCCGCAGCCAGCACCCAGGTGGCCCAGTGTGGGGCCATGGCCCTGCCCTGCGGGGAAGAGGGGGTCAGCAGCAGGCGCGGAGACACCCAGGAGGGGGCCTCCCGGCGGACACCGACCCCGCCTGGCCTCTACAGGAGAGCCCGggtgcccctcccaccccctaccTGGGGGTTCCTCAAAAGCCCGGGTTCTCCCCCGGGAGAAGGGGCGGCGCTGCGCCAGCAGGAGGAGGGGCCGCTCCCAGCTCCTCCACTCCGAGAGGCGCCCTGGCCGCCCgccaccccctgccccctctcctcaaCAGGAAGTTGTTCAGAAATATAAAAAGGGGCGGCCCC from Dasypus novemcinctus isolate mDasNov1 chromosome 17, mDasNov1.1.hap2, whole genome shotgun sequence encodes the following:
- the SEMA4C gene encoding semaphorin-4C, whose product is MAPHWATWVLAAGLWGLGIGADVWWNLVPRKTVSSGELAAVVRRFSQTGIQDFLTLTLTERTGLLYVGAREALFAFSVEALELQGAISWEAPAEKKVECTQKGKSNQTDCFNFIRFLQPYNASHLYTCGTFAFQPKCTYIDTLTFSLERGQFDDGKGKCPYDPAKGHTGLLVDGELYSATLNNFLGTEPVILRNMGPHYTMKTEYLDFWLNEPHFVGSAYVPESVGSSTGDDDKIYFFFSERAVEYDCYAEQVVARVARVCKGDMGGARTLQRKWTTFLKARLACAAPDRQLFFNQLQALHTLQGASWRNTTFFGVFRARWGDVDLSAVCEYQLEGIQRVFEGPYKEYREQTQKWGHYTDPVPSPRPGSCINNWHRRHGYSSSLELPDNTLTFIKKHPLMEEQVQPRWGRPLLVKKDTNFTRLAVDRVAGLDGATYTVLFIGTGDGWLLKAVTLGPWVHLVEELQVFDQESVDSLVLSPSKKLLFAGSRSQLAQLPLADCAKYRSCTDCVLARDPYCAWSVNASRCVASGGHSGALLVQHVTISDTSGLCNFHGSRKVRFTPKNITVVAGTDLVLPCHLSSNLAHVRWTFGGRDLPAEQSVSFLYDTRLQVLVVMAAQPRHAGAYHCFSEEQGVRLAAEGYLVAVVAGPSLTLEARAPLENLGLVWLAVVALGAVCLVLLLLVLSLRRRLREELEKGAKAAERTLVYPLELPKEPASTPFRPGPETDEKLWDPVGYYYADGSLKIVPGHARCQPGGGPPSPPPGIPGQPLPSPTRLHLGGGRNSNANGYVRLHLGGADCGGPGQPLPELGDELRRKLQQRQPLPDSNPEESSV